The following proteins are co-located in the Xyrauchen texanus isolate HMW12.3.18 chromosome 43, RBS_HiC_50CHRs, whole genome shotgun sequence genome:
- the ggt5b gene encoding glutathione hydrolase 5 proenzyme: MAKSQSRRCCLCILALVISAAIICLCVFLANKNTCVFTHAAISADSEMCSDIGRDILRQGGSAVDGAIAALLCTGLVNPQSMGLGGGAIFTIMDKIGKVKIISSRETVPKSVRADLLKDCPKTLKLTTGSQWIGVPGELRGYERAHQLYGKLPWAKLFEPTIKLAREGFPIPVFLSRFLQFDMIKMLIQNSQLCELFCHKNKTVFGPGDILKFPKLAETMETIAKEGADAFYTGKIAKDLIQDVQDAGGVISLEDLKAFQVRVSDAWSVQLGEYKMHFPPPPAGGAILNLILQLMHGFKLSPASVQGDQNNLTLHRYLEAAKFATGQKHNLRDPIFNPRDMTYITDEKFIESIRALISDGSTHDASYYNITPSADRFGTTHVSVMAEDGTAVSVTSTINHMFGSSIYSPKTGIILNNELADFCGRADSVTPGEQPPSSMAPAILQSSSQQKTLVIGGSGGSMITTAMALSIMNHLWFGMSLNESIAAKIVFVDSKNTVNFEHGYHKTAIEAMKGLGHNVKGYPFFFNVVNAVSKEGHCLSAVSDARKNGRSAGY, translated from the exons ATGGCCAAATCTCAGTCGAGACGTTGCTGCCTGTGCATACTTGCTTTAGTGATCTCTGCTGCCATTATTTGCCTATGCGTCTTTTTAGCCAACAAAAACACATGCGTGTTCACGCACGCTGCAATATCTGCGGATTCGGAGATGTGCTCCGACATTGGCAG AGATATTCTGCGTCAGGGGGGCTCAGCGGTGGATGGGGCCATCGCAGCTCTGCTCTGCACTGGACTGGTCAACCCACAAAGCATGGGCCTGGGTGGGGGGGCCATCTTTACCATTATGGACAAAATAG GCAAAGTGAAAATCATCAGCTCAAGAGAGACGGTCCCAAAAAGTGTCCGAGCGGATTTGCTGAAAGACTGTCCAAAGACTTTGAAACTCACAACAG GAAGTCAGTGGATTGGTGTACCAGGAGAACTCCGTGGATATGAACGAGCTCACCAGTTGTATGGAAAGCTTCCCTGGGCCAAACTGTTCGAGCCCACCATCAAACTGGCAAGAGAGGGCTTCCCCATTCCAGTCTTCCTCAGCCGATTCCTGCAGTTTGATATGATTAAAATGCTTATTCAAAACTCTCAGCTCTG TGAATTGTTCTGCCACAAGAACAAGACAGTTTTCGGCCCCGGGGACATCCTGAAGTTCCCTAAGCTTGCAGAAACTATGGAAACTATTGCCAAAGAAGGAGCCGATGCCTTCTACACTGGAAAAATTGCCAAGGACTTGATACAGGATGTACAAGATGCAG GTGGAGTGATATCATTAGAAGATCTAAAAGCTTTCCAGGTCAGAGTCAGTGACGCATGGTCAGTGCAACTCGGGGAATATAAGATGCATTTTCCTCCTCCACCAGCAGGGGGAGCAATACTCAACTTAATCCTCCAACTAATGCATG GGTTCAAACTCTCTCCAGCCTCAGTCCAAGGAGACCAAAATAACTTGACTTTGCATCGGTACCTAGAGGCAGCAAAGTTTGCGACCGGACAGAAGCACAACCTCAGAGACCCCATCTTCAACCCCAGAGAT ATGACATACATAACAGATGAGAAGTTCATCGAGAGTATCAGGGCTTTGATCAGTGATGGCTCCACTCATGATGCCTCTTACTACAACATCACCCCATCAGCTGATCGCTTTGGCACCACACATGTTTCAGTGATGGCAGAAGATGGCACTGCTGTGTCAGTAACCAGCACCATCAACCACAT GTTTGGGTCATCTATTTACTCTCCCAAGACGGGTATTATCCTCAACAATGAGCTAGCTGACTTCTGTGGCCGAGCAGATTCTGTCACACCAG GCGAGCAGCCTCCTTCCTCCATGGCTCCTGCCATCCTGCAGTCTTCCTCACAACAGAAGACACTGGTGATTGGTGGATCTGGAGGAAGCATGATCACCACAGCCATGGCCCTG TCCATTATGAACCACCTGTGGTTTGGGATGAGTCTCAACGAATCTATCGCTGCTAAAATAGTATTTGTGGATTCCAAGAACACTGTCAATTTTGAGCATGGATACCACAAG ACTGCTATAGAGGCAATGAAAGGATTAGGACACAATGTGAAGGGCTATCCATTCTTTTTCAATGTGGTCAACGCCGTCTCGAAAGAAGGACACTGCCTCAGTGCCGTATCTGACGCCCGGAAGAATGGCAGGTCAGCGGGATACTGA